Proteins encoded by one window of Myxocyprinus asiaticus isolate MX2 ecotype Aquarium Trade chromosome 35, UBuf_Myxa_2, whole genome shotgun sequence:
- the LOC127426238 gene encoding 60S ribosomal protein L22-like, translating into MAPLKKQVTKGGKKKKQVLKFTLDCTHPVEDGIMDAANFEQFLQERIKVNGKAGNLGGGVVSIERSKSKITVSSEVPFSKRYLKYLTKKYLKKNNLRDWLRVVANTKESYELRYFQINQDEEEEDDED; encoded by the exons ATGGCTCCGCTT AAAAAGCAGGTGACCAAGGGTGGGAAGAAGAAAAAGCAGGTCCTGAAATTCACCCTGGACTGCACCCACCCAGTGGAGGATGGAATCATGGATGCTGCTAACTTT GAGCAGTTCCTTCAGGAGCGCATCAAAGTAAATGGAAAAGCTGGTAACTTGGGTGGTGGCGTGGTCTCCATTGAAAGGAGCAAGAGCAAAATCACAGTGTCATCAGAGGTCCCCTTCTCCAAGAG GTACCTGAAGTACCTTACCAAGAAGTACCTCAAGAAGAACAACCTGCGTGACTGGCTGCGTGTGGTAGCGAACACCAAGGAGAGTTATGAACTGCGCTACTTCCAGATCAACcaggatgaggaggaggaagacGATGAAGATTAA